The following proteins come from a genomic window of Populus nigra chromosome 6, ddPopNigr1.1, whole genome shotgun sequence:
- the LOC133696244 gene encoding mitogen-activated protein kinase kinase kinase NPK1-like isoform X4: MQDIFGSVRRSLVFKSTSGGGGGEDGGFSGFVEKIGTSIRKSRIGLFSKPSIPPLPPPSKKDDAPPIRWRKGELIGCGAFGRVYMGMNLDSGELLAVKQVLIAASSASKEKTQAHIRELEEEVKLLKNLSHPNIVRYLGTAREDDSLNILLEFVPGGSISSLLGKFGSFPESVIRMYTKQLLLGLEYLHKNGIMHRDIKGANILVDNKGCIKLADFGASKKVVELATINGAKSMKGTPYWMAPEVILQTGHSFSADIWSVGCTVIEMATGKAPWSQQYQEVAALFHIGTTKSHPPIPEHLSIEAKDFLLECLQEVPNLRPAASELLQHPFVTGEYQEPHSVFRNSIRESGNLIAATGMNLKSSMNSVIRRSSCAGLKDVCEMGSVKSSIIYPDKLSISRSYWGAANFDDDMCLIDDKDDFVVGASTRFKSTLASSDLNKSFNPMCEPMEDWPCKFDEDPLFRRSGINLYCSQSIHEVIDSHEASAKGQHDFTFPRGPVTPEDDDEVTESKIRAFLDEKAIDLTKLQTPLYEEFYSSTLNTMGAPTAVGTENSENPTHLLSLPPKSRSPKCFPSRRLSAVVDAANIVSPGRHIKHVANESSIHNRALQEIHPPQLSEWKEFLHNGQRETLTSSLTCSASFSERQRKWEEELYQELERKRGKF, translated from the exons ATGCAAGACATTTTTGGATCGGTTCGTCGATCCTTAGTGTTTAAATCGACgtcaggaggaggaggaggagaagatggAGGGTTCAGTGGTTTTGTTGAGAAAATCGGCACTAGCATTCGCAAATCTCGAATCGGCCTCTTCTCCAAGCCTTCAATACCGCCCTTGCCTCCGCCGTCTAAAAAAGACGATGCGCCACCGATCCGGTGGAGAAAGGGCGAGTTGATAGGGTGCGGCGCTTTTGGCAGGGTTTATATGGGGATGAATCTTGATTCCGGAGAACTTCTCGCTGTTAAACAG GTTTTGATTGCAGCCAGTAGTGCTTCCAAGGAGAAAACGCAG gCACACATCAGAGAGCTCGAGGAAGAAGTTAAGCTTCTCAAGAATCTTTCGCATCCAAATATTGTT AGATATTTGGGAACTGCTAGAGAGGATGATTCGTTGAATATTTTGTTGGAATTTGTACCCGGTGGATCCATATCATCGCTATTGGGAAAATTTGGATCTTTCCCTGAGTCG GTTATAAGAATGTATACGAAACAGCTGTTATTGGGATTGGAATACCTTCACAAGAATGGTATTATGCATAGGGACATCAAG GGGGCAAATATTCTTGTTGATAATAAGGGTTGCATTAAACTTGCTGACTTTGGAGCATCCAAGAAAGTAGTTGAACTG GCTACTATAAATGGTGCCAAGTCAATGAAAGGCACTCCATATTGGATGGCTCCTGAGGTCATTCTCCAGACTGGGCATAGCTT TTCTGCTGATATATGGAGCGTTGGCTGTACTGTGATTGAGATGGCCACAGGGAAAGCTCCATGGAGCCAACAGTATCAGGAG GTTGCTGCTCTCTTCCACATCGGGACAACTAAATCTCATCCTCCCATTCCTGAACATCTATCTATCGAGGCAAAGGATTTCTTGTTGGAATGTCTGCAGGA GGTACCGAATTTAAGGCCTGCTGCATCTGAGTTATTACAG CATCCATTTGTCACTGGGGAATATCAGGAACCTCATTCAGTATTCCGTAATTCTATTAGA GAATCTGGAAATCTGATAGCAGCTACTGGGATGAATCTCAAGAGCTC CATGAACTCTGTGATTAGAAGGTCATCTTGTGCTGGGTTGAAGGATGTTTGTGAAATGGGTAGTGTGAAGTCCTCAATCATATATCCTGATAAATTATCAATATCAAGATCCTACTGGGGTGCGGCCAATTTTGATGATGATATGTGTCTGATAGATGATAAAGATGATTTTGTGGTTGGTGCATCAACTAGGTTCAAATCTACCTTAGCATCTTCTGATTTAAATAAG AGTTTCAACCCTATGTGTGAACCCATGGAAGACTGGCCATGCAAGTTTGATGAAGATCCATTGTTTAGGAGAAGTGGAATTAACTTATATTGCAGTCAGTCAATCCATGAAGTTATTGATAGCCATGAAGCATCTGCTAAGGGACAGCATGACTTCACATTTCCACGTGGGCCAGTGACGCCTGAGGATGATGATGAAGTTACCGAGTCAAAAATTAGAGCATTTTTGGATGAGAAG GCTATTGATTTGACGAAGCTGCAGACACCTCTATACGAAGAGTTCTACAGCAGCACTCTGAATACCATGGGTGCTCCAACTGCAGTTGGGACAGAAAACAGTGAAAATCCTACACATTTACTGAGTTTACCTCCTAAAAGCAGGTCACCCAAATGTTTCCCTAGCAGAAGACTCTCTGCAGTTGTTGATGCTGCCAACATTGTGAGTCCTGGTCGTCATATTAAACATGTAGCAAACGAGAGTAGCATCCATAATCGAGCTTTGCAGGAAATTCATCCACCTCAGCTTAGTGAGTGGAAAGAGTTTCTTCATAATGGCCAGCGGGAAACACTTACTTCTAG TTTGACTTGCAGTGCAAGCTTCTCTGAGAGGCAAAGAAAATGGGAAGAAGAGCTTTATCAAGAGCTTGAAAGAAAACGAGgcaagttttaa
- the LOC133696244 gene encoding mitogen-activated protein kinase kinase kinase NPK1-like isoform X1, which yields MQDIFGSVRRSLVFKSTSGGGGGEDGGFSGFVEKIGTSIRKSRIGLFSKPSIPPLPPPSKKDDAPPIRWRKGELIGCGAFGRVYMGMNLDSGELLAVKQVLIAASSASKEKTQAHIRELEEEVKLLKNLSHPNIVRYLGTAREDDSLNILLEFVPGGSISSLLGKFGSFPESVIRMYTKQLLLGLEYLHKNGIMHRDIKGANILVDNKGCIKLADFGASKKVVELATINGAKSMKGTPYWMAPEVILQTGHSFSADIWSVGCTVIEMATGKAPWSQQYQEVAALFHIGTTKSHPPIPEHLSIEAKDFLLECLQEVPNLRPAASELLQHPFVTGEYQEPHSVFRNSIRESGNLIAATGMNLKSSMNSVIRRSSCAGLKDVCEMGSVKSSIIYPDKLSISRSYWGAANFDDDMCLIDDKDDFVVGASTRFKSTLASSDLNKSFNPMCEPMEDWPCKFDEDPLFRRSGINLYCSQSIHEVIDSHEASAKGQHDFTFPRGPVTPEDDDEVTESKIRAFLDEKAIDLTKLQTPLYEEFYSSTLNTMGAPTAVGTENSENPTHLLSLPPKSRSPKCFPSRRLSAVVDAANIVSPGRHIKHVANESSIHNRALQEIHPPQLSEWKEFLHNGQRETLTSSLTCSASFSERQRKWEEELYQELERKREIMRQAGVGGKTSSSPKDPILSRQRERLRFAFGGK from the exons ATGCAAGACATTTTTGGATCGGTTCGTCGATCCTTAGTGTTTAAATCGACgtcaggaggaggaggaggagaagatggAGGGTTCAGTGGTTTTGTTGAGAAAATCGGCACTAGCATTCGCAAATCTCGAATCGGCCTCTTCTCCAAGCCTTCAATACCGCCCTTGCCTCCGCCGTCTAAAAAAGACGATGCGCCACCGATCCGGTGGAGAAAGGGCGAGTTGATAGGGTGCGGCGCTTTTGGCAGGGTTTATATGGGGATGAATCTTGATTCCGGAGAACTTCTCGCTGTTAAACAG GTTTTGATTGCAGCCAGTAGTGCTTCCAAGGAGAAAACGCAG gCACACATCAGAGAGCTCGAGGAAGAAGTTAAGCTTCTCAAGAATCTTTCGCATCCAAATATTGTT AGATATTTGGGAACTGCTAGAGAGGATGATTCGTTGAATATTTTGTTGGAATTTGTACCCGGTGGATCCATATCATCGCTATTGGGAAAATTTGGATCTTTCCCTGAGTCG GTTATAAGAATGTATACGAAACAGCTGTTATTGGGATTGGAATACCTTCACAAGAATGGTATTATGCATAGGGACATCAAG GGGGCAAATATTCTTGTTGATAATAAGGGTTGCATTAAACTTGCTGACTTTGGAGCATCCAAGAAAGTAGTTGAACTG GCTACTATAAATGGTGCCAAGTCAATGAAAGGCACTCCATATTGGATGGCTCCTGAGGTCATTCTCCAGACTGGGCATAGCTT TTCTGCTGATATATGGAGCGTTGGCTGTACTGTGATTGAGATGGCCACAGGGAAAGCTCCATGGAGCCAACAGTATCAGGAG GTTGCTGCTCTCTTCCACATCGGGACAACTAAATCTCATCCTCCCATTCCTGAACATCTATCTATCGAGGCAAAGGATTTCTTGTTGGAATGTCTGCAGGA GGTACCGAATTTAAGGCCTGCTGCATCTGAGTTATTACAG CATCCATTTGTCACTGGGGAATATCAGGAACCTCATTCAGTATTCCGTAATTCTATTAGA GAATCTGGAAATCTGATAGCAGCTACTGGGATGAATCTCAAGAGCTC CATGAACTCTGTGATTAGAAGGTCATCTTGTGCTGGGTTGAAGGATGTTTGTGAAATGGGTAGTGTGAAGTCCTCAATCATATATCCTGATAAATTATCAATATCAAGATCCTACTGGGGTGCGGCCAATTTTGATGATGATATGTGTCTGATAGATGATAAAGATGATTTTGTGGTTGGTGCATCAACTAGGTTCAAATCTACCTTAGCATCTTCTGATTTAAATAAG AGTTTCAACCCTATGTGTGAACCCATGGAAGACTGGCCATGCAAGTTTGATGAAGATCCATTGTTTAGGAGAAGTGGAATTAACTTATATTGCAGTCAGTCAATCCATGAAGTTATTGATAGCCATGAAGCATCTGCTAAGGGACAGCATGACTTCACATTTCCACGTGGGCCAGTGACGCCTGAGGATGATGATGAAGTTACCGAGTCAAAAATTAGAGCATTTTTGGATGAGAAG GCTATTGATTTGACGAAGCTGCAGACACCTCTATACGAAGAGTTCTACAGCAGCACTCTGAATACCATGGGTGCTCCAACTGCAGTTGGGACAGAAAACAGTGAAAATCCTACACATTTACTGAGTTTACCTCCTAAAAGCAGGTCACCCAAATGTTTCCCTAGCAGAAGACTCTCTGCAGTTGTTGATGCTGCCAACATTGTGAGTCCTGGTCGTCATATTAAACATGTAGCAAACGAGAGTAGCATCCATAATCGAGCTTTGCAGGAAATTCATCCACCTCAGCTTAGTGAGTGGAAAGAGTTTCTTCATAATGGCCAGCGGGAAACACTTACTTCTAG TTTGACTTGCAGTGCAAGCTTCTCTGAGAGGCAAAGAAAATGGGAAGAAGAGCTTTATCAAGAGCTTGAAAGAAAACGAG AGATAATGCGCCAGGCAGGTGTGGGAGGGAAGACATCATCTTCTCCAAAGGATCCGATCCTAAGTCGACAGAGAGAGCGGCTACGATTTGCATTCGGTGGCAAATAA
- the LOC133696244 gene encoding mitogen-activated protein kinase kinase kinase NPK1-like isoform X3, translated as MQDIFGSVRRSLVFKSTSGGGGGEDGGFSGFVEKIGTSIRKSRIGLFSKPSIPPLPPPSKKDDAPPIRWRKGELIGCGAFGRVYMGMNLDSGELLAVKQVLIAASSASKEKTQAHIRELEEEVKLLKNLSHPNIVRYLGTAREDDSLNILLEFVPGGSISSLLGKFGSFPESVIRMYTKQLLLGLEYLHKNGIMHRDIKGANILVDNKGCIKLADFGASKKVVELATINGAKSMKGTPYWMAPEVILQTGHSFSADIWSVGCTVIEMATGKAPWSQQYQEVAALFHIGTTKSHPPIPEHLSIEAKDFLLECLQEVPNLRPAASELLQHPFVTGEYQEPHSVFRNSIRESGNLIAATGMNLKSSRSSCAGLKDVCEMGSVKSSIIYPDKLSISRSYWGAANFDDDMCLIDDKDDFVVGASTRFKSTLASSDLNKSFNPMCEPMEDWPCKFDEDPLFRRSGINLYCSQSIHEVIDSHEASAKGQHDFTFPRGPVTPEDDDEVTESKIRAFLDEKAIDLTKLQTPLYEEFYSSTLNTMGAPTAVGTENSENPTHLLSLPPKSRSPKCFPSRRLSAVVDAANIVSPGRHIKHVANESSIHNRALQEIHPPQLSEWKEFLHNGQRETLTSSLTCSASFSERQRKWEEELYQELERKREIMRQAGVGGKTSSSPKDPILSRQRERLRFAFGGK; from the exons ATGCAAGACATTTTTGGATCGGTTCGTCGATCCTTAGTGTTTAAATCGACgtcaggaggaggaggaggagaagatggAGGGTTCAGTGGTTTTGTTGAGAAAATCGGCACTAGCATTCGCAAATCTCGAATCGGCCTCTTCTCCAAGCCTTCAATACCGCCCTTGCCTCCGCCGTCTAAAAAAGACGATGCGCCACCGATCCGGTGGAGAAAGGGCGAGTTGATAGGGTGCGGCGCTTTTGGCAGGGTTTATATGGGGATGAATCTTGATTCCGGAGAACTTCTCGCTGTTAAACAG GTTTTGATTGCAGCCAGTAGTGCTTCCAAGGAGAAAACGCAG gCACACATCAGAGAGCTCGAGGAAGAAGTTAAGCTTCTCAAGAATCTTTCGCATCCAAATATTGTT AGATATTTGGGAACTGCTAGAGAGGATGATTCGTTGAATATTTTGTTGGAATTTGTACCCGGTGGATCCATATCATCGCTATTGGGAAAATTTGGATCTTTCCCTGAGTCG GTTATAAGAATGTATACGAAACAGCTGTTATTGGGATTGGAATACCTTCACAAGAATGGTATTATGCATAGGGACATCAAG GGGGCAAATATTCTTGTTGATAATAAGGGTTGCATTAAACTTGCTGACTTTGGAGCATCCAAGAAAGTAGTTGAACTG GCTACTATAAATGGTGCCAAGTCAATGAAAGGCACTCCATATTGGATGGCTCCTGAGGTCATTCTCCAGACTGGGCATAGCTT TTCTGCTGATATATGGAGCGTTGGCTGTACTGTGATTGAGATGGCCACAGGGAAAGCTCCATGGAGCCAACAGTATCAGGAG GTTGCTGCTCTCTTCCACATCGGGACAACTAAATCTCATCCTCCCATTCCTGAACATCTATCTATCGAGGCAAAGGATTTCTTGTTGGAATGTCTGCAGGA GGTACCGAATTTAAGGCCTGCTGCATCTGAGTTATTACAG CATCCATTTGTCACTGGGGAATATCAGGAACCTCATTCAGTATTCCGTAATTCTATTAGA GAATCTGGAAATCTGATAGCAGCTACTGGGATGAATCTCAAGAGCTC AAGGTCATCTTGTGCTGGGTTGAAGGATGTTTGTGAAATGGGTAGTGTGAAGTCCTCAATCATATATCCTGATAAATTATCAATATCAAGATCCTACTGGGGTGCGGCCAATTTTGATGATGATATGTGTCTGATAGATGATAAAGATGATTTTGTGGTTGGTGCATCAACTAGGTTCAAATCTACCTTAGCATCTTCTGATTTAAATAAG AGTTTCAACCCTATGTGTGAACCCATGGAAGACTGGCCATGCAAGTTTGATGAAGATCCATTGTTTAGGAGAAGTGGAATTAACTTATATTGCAGTCAGTCAATCCATGAAGTTATTGATAGCCATGAAGCATCTGCTAAGGGACAGCATGACTTCACATTTCCACGTGGGCCAGTGACGCCTGAGGATGATGATGAAGTTACCGAGTCAAAAATTAGAGCATTTTTGGATGAGAAG GCTATTGATTTGACGAAGCTGCAGACACCTCTATACGAAGAGTTCTACAGCAGCACTCTGAATACCATGGGTGCTCCAACTGCAGTTGGGACAGAAAACAGTGAAAATCCTACACATTTACTGAGTTTACCTCCTAAAAGCAGGTCACCCAAATGTTTCCCTAGCAGAAGACTCTCTGCAGTTGTTGATGCTGCCAACATTGTGAGTCCTGGTCGTCATATTAAACATGTAGCAAACGAGAGTAGCATCCATAATCGAGCTTTGCAGGAAATTCATCCACCTCAGCTTAGTGAGTGGAAAGAGTTTCTTCATAATGGCCAGCGGGAAACACTTACTTCTAG TTTGACTTGCAGTGCAAGCTTCTCTGAGAGGCAAAGAAAATGGGAAGAAGAGCTTTATCAAGAGCTTGAAAGAAAACGAG AGATAATGCGCCAGGCAGGTGTGGGAGGGAAGACATCATCTTCTCCAAAGGATCCGATCCTAAGTCGACAGAGAGAGCGGCTACGATTTGCATTCGGTGGCAAATAA
- the LOC133696271 gene encoding protein FANTASTIC FOUR 3-like, whose protein sequence is MATMVCQGLQSCLESAIVESRTLRLRLSSPNLSFAQSLELALKPCLLDSDPKEVSGKCHYEETSHKTSFLHDMHTSSNPDLGGSSFLQALSTSTEGPKESMGKGIIYVHPLINRSSSMLSGKSLELCTESLGSESGSDMIESSIFSWSSSDSRAGNSPAGEQQKSRQLLGAKKASSRSYPPPLTTMSGAKSLQVRAHRGDGRLIIRAVEAPSRHTYLHAERRGGRLRLSFIKDSTSDFDSMGVASTEKDEGNSKEDEIESDMDYDEVDDSDVGELGNVGACFEEEAESTDDLEVDAEMGMEEFQRPTRCKEGETEKKGLLNWEPFWVATS, encoded by the coding sequence ATGGCAACTATGGTTTGCCAGGGTTTGCAGTCTTGCCTCGAGTCTGCTATTGTTGAGTCAAGAACACTAAGACTTAGATTATCCTCACCAAATCTCTCTTTCGCTCAATCCCTTGAACTAGCCTTGAAGCCTTGTTTATTAGATTCTGATCCCAAAGAAGTGAGTGGCAAATGCCACTATGAGGAAACTAGCCACAAAACTAGCTTCCTCCATGATATGCATACATCTTCAAATCCTGATTTGGGTGGCTCGAGCTTCCTCCAAGCTCTCTCCACCAGTACCGAAGGTCCCAAAGAATCAATGGGGAAAGGAATTATATACGTGCATCCTCTAATTAATCGTTCCTCTTCAATGCTCAGTGGAAAGAGCCTGGAATTATGCACGGAGAGTTTAGGTAGCGAAAGTGGTAGTGATATGATTGAAAGCAGCATTTTCTCGTGGTCTTCATCAGACTCAAGAGCAGGAAATTCTCCAGCTGGGGAGCAACAGAAATCGCGTCAACTTTTGGGAGCTAAGAAAGCGAGTTCTCGTAGCTATCCACCTCCCTTGACAACGATGAGTGGAGCAAAGTCTCTACAAGTTAGGGCCCACCGCGGAGATGGAAGGTTGATAATCAGAGCCGTCGAGGCTCCATCAAGACACACTTATTTACATGCTGAAAGAAGGGGTGGCCGCCTTCGATTAAGCTTTATCAAAGATTCCACTTCTGATTTTGACTCAATGGGCGTAGCTTCCACGGAAAAAGATGAAGGCAACAGCAAAGAAGATGAGATTGAGAGTGACATGGATTATGATGAAGTAGATGACTCGGATGTCGGGGAATTAGGTAACGTCGGTGCATGCTTTGAAGAAGAGGCTGAGAGTACTGATGATTTGGAGGTTGATGCTGAGATGGGAATGGAGGAGTTTCAAAGACCAACAAGGTGCAAAGAAGGTGAAACGGAGAAGAAAGGATTGTTAAACTGGGAACCTTTTTGGGTGGCTACatcataa
- the LOC133696244 gene encoding mitogen-activated protein kinase kinase kinase NPK1-like isoform X2 has protein sequence MQDIFGSVRRSLVFKSTSGGGGGEDGGFSGFVEKIGTSIRKSRIGLFSKPSIPPLPPPSKKDDAPPIRWRKGELIGCGAFGRVYMGMNLDSGELLAVKQVLIAASSASKEKTQAHIRELEEEVKLLKNLSHPNIVRYLGTAREDDSLNILLEFVPGGSISSLLGKFGSFPESVIRMYTKQLLLGLEYLHKNGIMHRDIKGANILVDNKGCIKLADFGASKKVVELATINGAKSMKGTPYWMAPEVILQTGHSFSADIWSVGCTVIEMATGKAPWSQQYQEVAALFHIGTTKSHPPIPEHLSIEAKDFLLECLQEVPNLRPAASELLQHPFVTGEYQEPHSVFRNSIRESGNLIAATGMNLKSSMNSVIRRSSCAGLKDVCEMGSVKSSIIYPDKLSISRSYWGAANFDDDMCLIDDKDDFVVGASTRFKSTLASSDLNKSFNPMCEPMEDWPCKFDEDPLFRRSGINLYCSQSIHEVIDSHEASAKGQHDFTFPRGPVTPEDDDEVTESKIRAFLDEKAIDLTKLQTPLYEEFYSSTLNTMGAPTAVGTENSENPTHLLSLPPKSRSPKCFPSRRLSAVVDAANIVSPGRHIKHVANESSIHNRALQEIHPPQLSEWKEFLHNGQRETLTSSASFSERQRKWEEELYQELERKREIMRQAGVGGKTSSSPKDPILSRQRERLRFAFGGK, from the exons ATGCAAGACATTTTTGGATCGGTTCGTCGATCCTTAGTGTTTAAATCGACgtcaggaggaggaggaggagaagatggAGGGTTCAGTGGTTTTGTTGAGAAAATCGGCACTAGCATTCGCAAATCTCGAATCGGCCTCTTCTCCAAGCCTTCAATACCGCCCTTGCCTCCGCCGTCTAAAAAAGACGATGCGCCACCGATCCGGTGGAGAAAGGGCGAGTTGATAGGGTGCGGCGCTTTTGGCAGGGTTTATATGGGGATGAATCTTGATTCCGGAGAACTTCTCGCTGTTAAACAG GTTTTGATTGCAGCCAGTAGTGCTTCCAAGGAGAAAACGCAG gCACACATCAGAGAGCTCGAGGAAGAAGTTAAGCTTCTCAAGAATCTTTCGCATCCAAATATTGTT AGATATTTGGGAACTGCTAGAGAGGATGATTCGTTGAATATTTTGTTGGAATTTGTACCCGGTGGATCCATATCATCGCTATTGGGAAAATTTGGATCTTTCCCTGAGTCG GTTATAAGAATGTATACGAAACAGCTGTTATTGGGATTGGAATACCTTCACAAGAATGGTATTATGCATAGGGACATCAAG GGGGCAAATATTCTTGTTGATAATAAGGGTTGCATTAAACTTGCTGACTTTGGAGCATCCAAGAAAGTAGTTGAACTG GCTACTATAAATGGTGCCAAGTCAATGAAAGGCACTCCATATTGGATGGCTCCTGAGGTCATTCTCCAGACTGGGCATAGCTT TTCTGCTGATATATGGAGCGTTGGCTGTACTGTGATTGAGATGGCCACAGGGAAAGCTCCATGGAGCCAACAGTATCAGGAG GTTGCTGCTCTCTTCCACATCGGGACAACTAAATCTCATCCTCCCATTCCTGAACATCTATCTATCGAGGCAAAGGATTTCTTGTTGGAATGTCTGCAGGA GGTACCGAATTTAAGGCCTGCTGCATCTGAGTTATTACAG CATCCATTTGTCACTGGGGAATATCAGGAACCTCATTCAGTATTCCGTAATTCTATTAGA GAATCTGGAAATCTGATAGCAGCTACTGGGATGAATCTCAAGAGCTC CATGAACTCTGTGATTAGAAGGTCATCTTGTGCTGGGTTGAAGGATGTTTGTGAAATGGGTAGTGTGAAGTCCTCAATCATATATCCTGATAAATTATCAATATCAAGATCCTACTGGGGTGCGGCCAATTTTGATGATGATATGTGTCTGATAGATGATAAAGATGATTTTGTGGTTGGTGCATCAACTAGGTTCAAATCTACCTTAGCATCTTCTGATTTAAATAAG AGTTTCAACCCTATGTGTGAACCCATGGAAGACTGGCCATGCAAGTTTGATGAAGATCCATTGTTTAGGAGAAGTGGAATTAACTTATATTGCAGTCAGTCAATCCATGAAGTTATTGATAGCCATGAAGCATCTGCTAAGGGACAGCATGACTTCACATTTCCACGTGGGCCAGTGACGCCTGAGGATGATGATGAAGTTACCGAGTCAAAAATTAGAGCATTTTTGGATGAGAAG GCTATTGATTTGACGAAGCTGCAGACACCTCTATACGAAGAGTTCTACAGCAGCACTCTGAATACCATGGGTGCTCCAACTGCAGTTGGGACAGAAAACAGTGAAAATCCTACACATTTACTGAGTTTACCTCCTAAAAGCAGGTCACCCAAATGTTTCCCTAGCAGAAGACTCTCTGCAGTTGTTGATGCTGCCAACATTGTGAGTCCTGGTCGTCATATTAAACATGTAGCAAACGAGAGTAGCATCCATAATCGAGCTTTGCAGGAAATTCATCCACCTCAGCTTAGTGAGTGGAAAGAGTTTCTTCATAATGGCCAGCGGGAAACACTTACTTCTAG TGCAAGCTTCTCTGAGAGGCAAAGAAAATGGGAAGAAGAGCTTTATCAAGAGCTTGAAAGAAAACGAG AGATAATGCGCCAGGCAGGTGTGGGAGGGAAGACATCATCTTCTCCAAAGGATCCGATCCTAAGTCGACAGAGAGAGCGGCTACGATTTGCATTCGGTGGCAAATAA